From a region of the Butyrivibrio sp. AE3004 genome:
- a CDS encoding GTP-binding protein, with protein MQKILIREKNMVKIDLITGFLGSGKTTFIKEYAKYLLSKGEKICIIENDYGAVNIDMVLLQDLFGDNCNLEMIVGGDGQEAHRRRFRTKLISMGMSGYDRVIIEPSGIYDVDEFFDVLYDEPLDRWYEIGNVISIVDSGTVTKLFDMSRYIFMSEIACAGKLVISKLVQGFYYDDKGIWSECSGTSLNSSKTKELLKSINTIMSDFNTGISFTEKDIVAKPFLELTDRDFEEIENCGYRHASYVKLPLSDREFTPLFYFDVEMSKEELMEKTAKLFADEKAGHIIRIKGFVKTGENSQAEINATREKTQINPVISSRNVLIIIGENLNREYINEALKDYCSVVSL; from the coding sequence ATGCAGAAAATATTGATAAGGGAAAAGAACATGGTAAAAATAGATCTTATAACAGGATTTCTTGGATCCGGAAAAACAACTTTTATAAAAGAATATGCAAAATATCTCTTAAGCAAAGGAGAGAAAATCTGCATTATTGAGAATGATTACGGTGCCGTAAATATCGACATGGTCCTTTTGCAGGATCTGTTTGGCGATAACTGTAATCTTGAGATGATCGTGGGAGGAGACGGGCAGGAAGCACACAGAAGGCGCTTTAGGACCAAACTTATTTCCATGGGAATGAGCGGATATGACAGAGTGATCATAGAGCCCTCCGGAATATATGATGTGGATGAGTTCTTCGATGTGCTTTACGATGAGCCACTGGACAGATGGTATGAGATAGGTAATGTCATATCGATAGTTGACTCCGGTACGGTGACAAAGCTTTTTGACATGTCACGCTATATTTTCATGTCGGAGATAGCCTGCGCAGGAAAGCTTGTAATCAGTAAGCTTGTGCAGGGTTTTTATTATGATGATAAGGGTATTTGGAGTGAATGCTCCGGAACATCTTTAAATTCATCAAAAACAAAAGAGCTTCTTAAAAGTATAAACACCATAATGTCAGATTTTAATACAGGGATATCATTTACCGAAAAAGACATAGTGGCTAAGCCTTTTTTAGAGCTGACAGACAGGGATTTTGAGGAAATAGAAAACTGCGGCTACAGACATGCGTCCTATGTGAAGCTTCCGCTTTCGGACCGTGAATTTACACCTCTTTTTTACTTCGATGTAGAAATGTCAAAGGAAGAGTTAATGGAGAAAACCGCTAAGCTTTTTGCGGATGAAAAGGCAGGACATATCATCAGGATAAAGGGCTTTGTGAAGACAGGAGAAAACTCACAGGCAGAGATTAATGCCACAAGAGAAAAAACGCAGATAAATCCTGTTATCAGTAGCAGAAATGTTCTTATAATAATCGGAGAAAATCTGAACAGGGAATATATAAACGAAGCCCTTAAAGATTATTGCTCGGTGGTATCTTTGTGA
- a CDS encoding Ltp family lipoprotein has protein sequence MERNYIGKCPKCGMEIYSENGMATRFCTHCGTALGTNYGGMAVAYMEKEETAEQKTAQAEPFKADSSIPGFDVSSSAGLYSFKQEEINAKKRRNAAMFAGGIAAVVISVAALGFTTFVGKTSYPEPTVVTTNEPEPTQEEPVTEEPVTEEPETETKTVATKPAPTSIDQLSDKEKEAVRKAERFLDSIPYSKAELIEELQDEYYGFTEEEATNAVGYMENAGLVNFYDEAAKWAKSLSESTSFSRAELIRMLSGEYSSHYTKEEAEYAVKYVEDNGLVDWNEMAKKEAEIYTSFSYKYTREELISQLMDGNDFTQSEAEYAADALGF, from the coding sequence ATGGAAAGAAATTATATTGGGAAATGTCCTAAATGTGGAATGGAGATTTATAGTGAAAACGGAATGGCAACAAGATTTTGCACACATTGCGGAACCGCACTTGGAACAAACTATGGGGGAATGGCAGTAGCTTATATGGAAAAGGAAGAGACTGCTGAGCAGAAGACTGCGCAGGCAGAGCCTTTTAAGGCGGACAGCAGCATTCCCGGATTTGATGTAAGCAGTAGTGCCGGATTGTATTCCTTTAAGCAGGAAGAAATCAACGCAAAGAAGAGAAGAAATGCTGCGATGTTTGCAGGCGGAATTGCCGCAGTTGTTATAAGTGTTGCAGCCCTCGGGTTTACTACCTTTGTAGGTAAAACAAGTTATCCCGAACCGACAGTTGTAACGACCAATGAGCCAGAACCCACACAGGAAGAGCCTGTAACTGAAGAGCCTGTAACCGAGGAACCTGAGACTGAAACTAAAACGGTCGCTACAAAACCTGCGCCGACAAGTATTGATCAGTTATCGGACAAAGAAAAGGAAGCAGTCCGTAAGGCAGAGCGCTTTCTTGATTCCATACCATACTCCAAGGCTGAACTTATTGAGGAGCTTCAGGACGAATACTACGGATTTACAGAGGAAGAGGCAACAAACGCAGTAGGATACATGGAAAATGCAGGACTTGTTAACTTCTATGATGAAGCTGCAAAGTGGGCAAAGAGCCTTAGTGAGAGTACTTCATTTTCAAGAGCAGAGCTTATCAGAATGCTTTCCGGAGAGTATTCAAGCCATTATACTAAGGAGGAAGCTGAATACGCCGTTAAGTATGTTGAAGACAACGGTTTAGTTGACTGGAATGAGATGGCGAAAAAGGAAGCTGAGATTTACACCAGCTTTTCATATAAGTATACAAGAGAGGAACTTATCAGCCAGCTTATGGATGGTAATGATTTTACTCAGAGCGAAGCAGAATATGCCGCAGATGCACTCGGCTTTTAA
- the larC gene encoding nickel pincer cofactor biosynthesis protein LarC, whose protein sequence is MKTLYIECKMGVAGDMLCAALLELCEDRERVLRKLEDMGIPGVTFSLLKSEKCGITGSHLEVKVNGEEEESIDVDGHEHDHGGHHHHAHDHDSDHHHDHGADHHHGHHHHRGLTDIENIVNSLKADDEVKSDIMDIYKLIAEAESKVHGREVSEIHFHEVGSMDAVADIAATCFIIHELKPDKVIASPIHVGSGQVKCAHGILPVPAPATAFLLRGIPSYSKDVKGELCTPTGAAIVKFFATKFGPQPVMSVEKIGYGMGKKDFPQANCVRVMLGDTTAFDDVCASENKAFCIDESSSLQSMDISDEEINSTPTDTITELVCNLDDMTPERIGFATERLMEEGAVDVFTTPIGMKKNRPGIMLTVLCRESMKDDLVRSIFKYTTTIGIRESICKRYILNRDEKKIKTPEGDIRVKCVYGYGTHREKQEYDDLARIARQKGTSIK, encoded by the coding sequence ATGAAGACACTATACATTGAATGTAAGATGGGAGTAGCGGGAGATATGCTCTGTGCAGCGTTGCTGGAGCTGTGCGAAGATAGGGAACGGGTACTTAGAAAACTTGAGGATATGGGAATACCCGGAGTTACTTTTTCGTTATTAAAATCTGAAAAATGCGGAATCACCGGAAGTCATCTTGAGGTAAAAGTAAACGGTGAGGAAGAGGAAAGCATAGACGTAGATGGGCATGAACATGACCACGGCGGTCATCATCACCATGCTCATGACCACGACAGTGACCATCATCATGATCACGGCGCTGACCATCATCATGGACATCACCACCACAGAGGACTTACCGATATTGAAAATATCGTAAATTCACTCAAAGCAGATGATGAAGTGAAGTCCGATATAATGGACATCTACAAACTTATCGCCGAAGCGGAAAGTAAGGTTCACGGGCGGGAAGTTTCGGAGATTCATTTCCACGAAGTAGGAAGTATGGATGCAGTAGCTGATATTGCGGCGACCTGTTTTATTATACATGAATTAAAACCGGATAAGGTAATCGCTTCACCTATACATGTGGGAAGCGGACAGGTGAAGTGCGCTCACGGAATTTTGCCGGTACCCGCACCTGCAACAGCTTTTTTGCTTAGAGGAATACCAAGCTACAGCAAAGATGTAAAGGGAGAATTATGTACTCCCACGGGAGCGGCTATTGTCAAATTCTTTGCTACAAAGTTTGGTCCTCAGCCTGTTATGAGTGTGGAGAAGATTGGCTACGGAATGGGTAAAAAAGATTTTCCTCAGGCTAACTGTGTAAGAGTAATGCTTGGAGATACTACGGCTTTCGATGATGTATGTGCTTCCGAAAATAAAGCATTTTGTATAGATGAAAGCAGTTCATTACAGTCAATGGACATTTCGGATGAGGAGATCAACAGCACGCCTACGGATACCATAACAGAGCTTGTCTGCAATCTCGATGACATGACTCCGGAGAGGATAGGTTTTGCTACTGAACGTCTTATGGAAGAGGGAGCGGTTGATGTATTTACAACGCCCATAGGCATGAAAAAAAACAGACCCGGAATAATGCTGACTGTTCTGTGCAGAGAGTCCATGAAGGATGATCTTGTAAGAAGTATTTTTAAATACACCACAACTATCGGAATCAGAGAAAGTATCTGCAAAAGATATATCCTGAACAGAGATGAAAAGAAGATTAAAACTCCCGAGGGTGACATCAGGGTAAAGTGTGTTTACGGCTATGGGACTCATCGCGAAAAACAGGAATACGATGACCTTGCAAGGATTGCAAGACAAAAGGGTACATCGATAAAATAA
- a CDS encoding GTP pyrophosphokinase — translation MNFGLQIQKQNYDELCLKYREIEKIAVDLLRKELKKSKINVMQLPHRIKTWESVEGKMSEKQNKYSRIEELTDILGIRVICYFLSQVDEAAKIVGRLFEIDRENSSDKREEISPDSFGYISLHMICTLRKDMGYPKELTDLKFEVQLKTILQHAWAEIEHDLGYKTPLEIPNSMRRNFARIAGLLEVADDYFENLKNNLEEYEINTLGNIKKDIADDMTIDRLTLNAYVEYSSVMKKFYKDMLKITGGKVIIVGAEDYLQMLSSLNLKTLGDIHQLIIDEHDHALELLKHALLFSDLENITSNAALFYLCRAKVIWGDYTQKDIKDIFRNAIEDFKKADQHTETILGLREEMKVKKDEDTIH, via the coding sequence ATGAATTTTGGCTTACAGATACAGAAACAGAATTATGACGAGCTGTGCTTGAAATATCGGGAGATTGAGAAGATAGCGGTTGACCTTTTGAGAAAGGAGCTGAAAAAGTCCAAGATAAATGTTATGCAGCTTCCGCATAGGATAAAGACCTGGGAATCCGTCGAGGGAAAGATGAGCGAGAAGCAGAATAAATACTCGAGAATTGAGGAACTGACGGACATTCTCGGAATCAGAGTGATCTGCTATTTCCTGTCGCAGGTGGATGAGGCTGCAAAAATAGTTGGAAGACTTTTTGAGATTGACAGAGAAAATTCCAGTGACAAGAGGGAAGAAATATCACCGGACAGTTTTGGTTATATTTCCCTTCACATGATATGTACCCTCCGAAAGGATATGGGATATCCAAAGGAGCTGACGGATCTGAAATTCGAGGTACAGCTGAAAACAATTCTACAGCATGCATGGGCTGAGATAGAGCATGACCTTGGTTACAAAACGCCGCTTGAAATTCCAAACAGCATGAGGCGGAATTTTGCAAGAATTGCAGGACTTCTCGAAGTTGCTGATGATTATTTTGAGAATCTAAAGAACAACCTTGAGGAGTATGAGATTAACACTCTTGGCAATATCAAAAAAGATATCGCAGATGATATGACCATAGACAGGCTTACGCTTAACGCCTATGTGGAATACAGCAGTGTGATGAAGAAATTTTACAAGGATATGCTTAAAATCACAGGCGGAAAAGTTATTATCGTTGGAGCTGAGGATTATCTTCAGATGCTTAGCAGCCTGAATTTAAAGACTCTCGGTGATATTCATCAGCTTATAATCGATGAGCATGATCACGCTCTGGAGCTCTTAAAACATGCGCTTTTGTTTTCAGATCTTGAAAATATAACTTCTAATGCAGCTCTGTTTTACCTGTGCAGAGCAAAAGTAATATGGGGCGATTATACACAAAAAGATATAAAGGATATTTTCAGGAATGCTATTGAGGATTTCAAAAAAGCAGACCAACATACAGAAACGATACTTGGCCTTAGAGAAGAGATGAAGGTGAAAAAGGATGAAGACACTATACATTGA
- the larB gene encoding nickel pincer cofactor biosynthesis protein LarB — protein sequence MDKKEMETLLLNVADGSTSVEEALIKLKEAPFDDLGFAKPDYHRAVRQGAAEVIYGAGKTPDQILGITNSLREHGQKTVLITRMKAEAAALLKENIPDFTYDELSHIGIVGELPKKDGKGRIVVATGGTSDIPVAEEAAKTAEVYGNEVVRLYDVGVSGLHRLLGHMDDIMSAKVIIAIAGMEGALASVIGGLSDCPVIAVPTSVGYGASFGGVAALLSMLNSCASGVSVVNIDNGFGAGYLASMINHQ from the coding sequence ATGGATAAAAAAGAAATGGAAACTCTTCTGCTTAATGTGGCAGATGGCTCAACGTCAGTAGAAGAAGCATTAATAAAATTAAAGGAAGCTCCTTTTGATGACCTTGGCTTTGCCAAACCGGATTATCACAGGGCAGTCAGGCAGGGAGCGGCAGAAGTGATCTACGGTGCAGGCAAGACCCCTGACCAGATTCTTGGAATTACAAATAGTTTAAGGGAGCACGGGCAAAAGACGGTGCTCATAACAAGGATGAAGGCTGAGGCAGCAGCTCTGCTTAAAGAAAATATCCCGGACTTTACTTATGACGAGCTAAGTCATATAGGGATTGTCGGAGAACTTCCAAAGAAAGACGGAAAGGGCAGGATTGTTGTAGCAACCGGCGGAACAAGTGATATTCCTGTTGCCGAAGAAGCTGCAAAAACTGCAGAGGTTTACGGAAACGAGGTCGTTCGTCTATACGATGTGGGAGTGTCAGGGCTTCACAGGCTTTTAGGGCATATGGATGATATCATGTCAGCAAAAGTCATAATTGCAATTGCCGGAATGGAGGGTGCGCTTGCAAGCGTAATAGGTGGCCTTTCTGACTGCCCTGTAATAGCTGTTCCGACAAGTGTTGGATACGGTGCCTCCTTTGGTGGGGTAGCAGCACTTTTATCCATGCTTAATTCCTGTGCCAGCGGAGTCAGCGTTGTAAATATCGATAATGGTTTCGGGGCAGGTTACCTCGCATCCATGATTAACCATCAATAG
- the larE gene encoding ATP-dependent sacrificial sulfur transferase LarE, with product MVFDGFFTQEKTMRTLEEKYINLQNIIRNYDRLAIAFSGGVDSTFLLKVARDVLLDNVVAITARSVSFPEREHKESEDFCKVSGIKQIVVDVDQMSIEGFKNNPPDRCYLCKKVIFETIIESAKQLGIDVVAEGSNADDVCDYRPGMRAIAELKVKSPLKEADLSKDEIRTLSKELGLPTWSKPSFACLATRFVYGQEITEEKIKMAGKAEELLFDLGFTQARCRVHENMARIEIMQDEFEKILQNDIRTRIAKEIKALGFSYVALDLQGYRTGSMNETLNITG from the coding sequence ATGGTGTTTGATGGCTTTTTTACACAGGAAAAGACCATGAGAACTCTTGAAGAAAAATATATTAATTTACAAAACATAATACGAAACTATGACAGACTTGCAATTGCCTTTTCAGGCGGAGTAGACTCAACTTTTTTACTTAAAGTGGCAAGGGACGTTCTTTTGGATAATGTGGTAGCCATAACTGCCAGGTCAGTCTCTTTTCCGGAAAGAGAGCATAAGGAGTCGGAGGATTTCTGCAAAGTAAGTGGCATAAAGCAGATAGTTGTGGATGTTGATCAGATGAGCATAGAGGGCTTTAAGAATAATCCGCCGGACAGATGTTATTTATGCAAAAAAGTAATCTTTGAAACTATAATAGAAAGCGCAAAACAACTGGGAATAGATGTGGTAGCAGAGGGGTCAAATGCGGATGATGTCTGTGACTACAGGCCGGGGATGAGAGCAATTGCCGAACTAAAAGTAAAAAGTCCATTGAAGGAGGCCGATTTAAGTAAGGATGAGATAAGGACTCTTTCAAAAGAACTGGGCCTTCCGACCTGGTCGAAACCCTCCTTTGCTTGCCTTGCTACAAGGTTTGTCTACGGACAGGAGATAACCGAGGAAAAGATAAAGATGGCAGGTAAAGCTGAAGAACTTCTTTTTGATCTTGGTTTTACGCAGGCAAGATGCAGAGTCCATGAGAATATGGCGAGAATAGAAATAATGCAGGATGAATTTGAGAAGATCCTTCAAAATGATATCAGAACAAGGATAGCAAAAGAAATTAAGGCACTTGGGTTTTCTTATGTTGCTCTTGATCTGCAGGGCTACAGGACAGGAAGTATGAACGAAACCTTGAATATTACCGGATGA
- a CDS encoding DegV family protein, producing MPDYVISCCSTCDLNLEHYVKRNIKVACFHFEIDGKEYLDDGEFPINDFYSAMAKGAMPKTSQINVDEYIRHFEPFLEAGKDILHLTLSSGISGTINSANIAANELRERYPGRKLYIIDSLAASSGYGLLVDTVCDLRDEGMSIDDLKKWVKGHRLELNHWFFTSDLTHFVRGGRISKTAGFVGGALKICPLLNVDFEGKLVPREKYRGIDNVIHATALKMQENAKGGAGYNGKCYISHSACMENAEKLIKEVEVLIPAMKGKIRVYDVGTTIGSHTGPGTVALFFWGNNRED from the coding sequence ATGCCAGACTATGTTATCAGTTGCTGCTCTACTTGTGATCTTAATCTGGAACATTATGTAAAGAGAAATATCAAGGTTGCCTGTTTCCATTTTGAAATTGATGGAAAGGAGTACCTTGATGACGGAGAATTTCCGATAAATGATTTTTACAGTGCTATGGCAAAAGGAGCTATGCCAAAGACATCCCAGATCAATGTGGATGAGTATATCAGGCATTTTGAACCTTTCCTGGAGGCAGGAAAGGATATTCTCCATCTGACACTAAGTTCCGGAATATCGGGAACGATCAATTCGGCAAATATAGCGGCGAACGAACTGAGGGAGAGATATCCCGGCAGAAAACTTTATATAATCGATTCTCTTGCGGCATCATCGGGCTACGGACTTCTTGTAGACACTGTCTGTGACCTGCGGGATGAAGGCATGAGTATCGACGATCTGAAAAAATGGGTGAAAGGCCACCGCCTTGAATTAAACCACTGGTTTTTTACCTCTGACCTTACTCATTTTGTCAGAGGCGGACGTATATCCAAAACAGCCGGTTTTGTGGGCGGAGCACTGAAAATCTGCCCTCTTCTAAATGTGGATTTTGAGGGGAAGCTGGTTCCCAGAGAAAAATACCGCGGGATTGATAATGTGATTCACGCCACTGCTCTTAAAATGCAGGAAAATGCAAAAGGCGGCGCAGGCTACAACGGAAAATGTTATATATCTCATTCTGCCTGCATGGAGAATGCTGAAAAGCTTATCAAAGAAGTTGAAGTACTGATTCCTGCCATGAAAGGTAAAATCAGGGTGTATGATGTCGGAACTACTATCGGAAGTCATACAGGGCCAGGTACGGTTGCACTTTTCTTTTGGGGGAATAATAGAGAAGATTAA
- a CDS encoding alpha-galactosidase gives MIIRKDNIFLLQTKNSSYFMQVLPSGHIEHIHYGASLISELQYEEILKNEEGESEVLSEMAKVLEIKHKNEGGNMVVYSPEVYPMCLEVMPLEMSGFGKGDIREPFVELTHADGVTTCDFLFESAVISDEITPLETLPCSYDDGKRDGVAEMGTDAVIPAYMADHAKQLVITLKEREYDIRLKLIYKVYPECNTITRSSKLINDSNEKVRIDRLLSNQIDFQQTGFKLTSFHGRWADEMGETSSVCKAGKVVNEELAAGESGSRSNPFTMLSMPDTTETAGDCYGFNLVYSGNHYSSLSSNGTFLSRFVSGIQPVGFEWNLEPGETFEAPEAVMTYSKKGFGGMSRSMHDFVRKHIVRGTWRDKERPILINNWEATYFNFNQNSLLRIAKEAAKAGIELFVLDDGWFGQRNDDHAGLGDWVVNTKKLPDGLKGLAEKINALGMKFGLWVEPEMVNENSDLYRAHPEWAVKVPGHHHSVGRTQMILDMTRTDVQEYIIDALSKVFSSANISYIKWDMNRIFSDRFSLELPAERMKEFQHRYYIGLYRVMKTLTEKFPDILFEGCSAGGNRFDLGILSYFPQIWASDDTDAVCRMDIQRGYSYGYPASTQGAHVSAVPNHQTLHVVPLETRFSVAAFGCFGYELNLGELSDEQKKQVADQVEFYKQWRKVFQFGDFYRLDKYRFMVVSKDKSLAVALIFQKESRPNNDYLALKTMGLADDKVYEVANRQIKINVKAFGSLINTMAPIHVKQDGIIHGIIARHYKMHGEKDEAVATGSLLNSCGARLNPDYGGTGYGEDTRMFRTNDARLYVFAEITE, from the coding sequence ATGATCATAAGGAAGGACAATATTTTTTTACTACAGACTAAAAATAGCAGCTATTTCATGCAGGTGCTGCCTTCAGGTCATATAGAACACATTCATTACGGAGCTTCACTGATTTCTGAGCTTCAGTATGAGGAAATTCTTAAAAACGAGGAAGGAGAGTCTGAAGTACTTTCCGAGATGGCTAAGGTCCTCGAAATAAAGCATAAAAATGAGGGTGGAAACATGGTAGTGTATTCGCCCGAGGTTTATCCCATGTGTCTTGAGGTTATGCCCCTTGAGATGTCTGGGTTCGGAAAAGGTGACATCAGAGAGCCTTTTGTTGAACTTACACATGCGGACGGAGTTACCACCTGTGACTTTCTATTTGAAAGCGCAGTAATTTCAGATGAGATAACACCCCTGGAGACACTCCCTTGCTCCTATGATGACGGAAAAAGAGATGGAGTTGCCGAGATGGGAACGGATGCCGTGATTCCTGCTTATATGGCAGATCACGCAAAACAGCTTGTCATCACCCTTAAGGAGAGGGAGTATGACATCAGACTTAAGCTTATATATAAGGTTTATCCTGAATGCAATACTATAACAAGAAGCAGTAAGCTCATAAACGACAGTAATGAAAAAGTCCGTATAGACAGACTTTTATCAAATCAGATAGATTTCCAGCAGACAGGCTTTAAACTAACAAGCTTCCACGGAAGATGGGCAGATGAGATGGGTGAAACTTCATCCGTATGTAAGGCAGGTAAAGTAGTAAACGAGGAGCTTGCAGCAGGAGAGTCAGGCAGCAGAAGCAATCCTTTCACTATGCTGAGCATGCCTGATACCACGGAAACAGCGGGTGACTGCTATGGCTTTAACCTGGTTTACAGTGGTAATCACTATTCATCACTTTCATCAAACGGTACCTTCCTCAGCAGATTTGTGAGTGGTATTCAGCCTGTAGGCTTTGAATGGAACTTAGAGCCCGGCGAAACCTTTGAAGCACCGGAAGCTGTAATGACTTATTCAAAAAAAGGCTTTGGCGGAATGAGCCGCAGCATGCACGATTTTGTAAGAAAGCACATAGTGCGCGGCACCTGGCGCGATAAGGAACGACCTATCCTTATCAATAACTGGGAAGCAACATATTTTAATTTCAATCAGAACAGCCTTCTTAGAATTGCAAAGGAAGCAGCAAAGGCAGGGATTGAGCTTTTCGTTCTTGATGATGGGTGGTTTGGACAAAGAAACGACGATCACGCAGGTCTTGGCGACTGGGTTGTAAATACAAAGAAACTCCCGGACGGTTTAAAGGGACTTGCTGAAAAGATAAATGCTCTCGGAATGAAATTTGGCCTCTGGGTTGAACCCGAGATGGTAAATGAAAATTCCGATCTTTACAGAGCACACCCGGAATGGGCTGTAAAGGTCCCGGGACATCATCATTCCGTTGGAAGAACACAGATGATCCTTGATATGACAAGGACAGATGTTCAGGAATATATTATTGATGCACTTTCAAAGGTATTTTCATCTGCGAATATCTCATATATTAAATGGGATATGAACAGAATTTTCTCAGACAGATTTTCACTTGAGCTTCCGGCTGAGAGAATGAAGGAATTCCAGCACAGATACTATATAGGCCTCTACAGGGTTATGAAGACACTTACGGAGAAATTCCCGGATATTTTGTTTGAGGGATGCTCCGCAGGCGGTAACAGATTTGACCTTGGAATTCTTTCGTACTTCCCGCAGATTTGGGCAAGTGATGATACTGATGCTGTATGCCGTATGGATATTCAGAGAGGTTACAGCTATGGTTATCCTGCAAGCACGCAGGGTGCGCATGTTTCGGCTGTTCCGAACCATCAGACTCTTCATGTGGTGCCTCTTGAAACAAGATTTTCAGTGGCGGCATTTGGATGCTTTGGCTACGAGCTTAATCTGGGAGAACTGTCAGATGAGCAGAAAAAGCAGGTGGCAGACCAGGTAGAGTTTTATAAGCAGTGGAGAAAGGTCTTCCAGTTTGGAGATTTTTACAGACTTGATAAATACCGCTTTATGGTTGTGTCAAAGGATAAGTCTCTTGCGGTTGCTCTTATTTTCCAAAAGGAGAGCAGACCAAACAATGACTATCTTGCACTTAAGACCATGGGACTTGCGGATGATAAGGTATATGAGGTCGCAAACCGCCAGATCAAGATTAATGTGAAGGCTTTCGGAAGTCTGATAAATACCATGGCACCTATTCATGTAAAGCAGGATGGAATAATTCACGGTATTATTGCGAGACATTACAAGATGCATGGTGAAAAAGATGAGGCTGTGGCAACGGGTAGTCTGTTAAACAGCTGCGGTGCCCGTCTTAATCCCGACTATGGCGGAACAGGTTACGGTGAGGATACACGCATGTTCCGTACAAACGATGCGAGGCTTTATGTTTTTGCTGAAATAACAGAGTAA
- a CDS encoding TetR/AcrR family transcriptional regulator produces the protein MNETKVKILEAVLDEFKAKGSKFTMDDVAGDLHMSKKTIYKEFDDKEKIFDALVDYCFDSIKQKEQEIMNDASLSTIEQIERIMICMPDKYRDVDFRKVFTLKDKYPKIYIKVQNRLENDWEDTIELIEKGIREGVIRPLPIPVIKAMTEASIERFLSSNVLIEGNTTYDDALKIMIDIIMRGICVR, from the coding sequence ATGAACGAGACAAAGGTTAAGATTTTAGAAGCGGTTCTTGATGAATTCAAAGCAAAGGGATCCAAATTTACCATGGATGACGTGGCTGGAGACCTTCATATGAGTAAGAAGACCATATACAAGGAATTCGATGACAAGGAGAAAATTTTTGATGCACTTGTAGATTACTGCTTCGATTCAATCAAGCAGAAGGAACAGGAGATAATGAATGACGCTTCTCTCTCAACAATTGAGCAGATTGAGCGTATAATGATTTGCATGCCCGATAAATACAGAGACGTTGATTTCCGAAAGGTTTTCACGCTTAAGGACAAATATCCCAAGATTTATATCAAGGTTCAGAACAGACTTGAAAATGATTGGGAAGATACGATTGAGCTTATAGAAAAAGGAATCAGAGAGGGTGTTATAAGACCTCTTCCTATTCCTGTAATAAAAGCCATGACGGAAGCATCAATTGAGCGGTTTTTGAGTTCAAATGTGCTTATAGAGGGTAACACAACCTATGATGATGCCCTGAAAATTATGATAGACATTATAATGAGAGGAATTTGCGTAAGATGA
- a CDS encoding response regulator yields the protein MDNKILLISSGSTFMVNAINKNLTEAGLEVIPTEPKVNMLDKYRKEPNVFLFYLGPFVDEIPDALIYLRDICVENEKILCMIGDATEYDIILKTIPGDLIAEKFERPLDIKKVTERMRELCLFNDELSRRKNILLVDDDPTFLKLVKGWLDEEYKVTIVNSGMQAITYLATNTPDLILLDYEMPVTSGPQVLEMIRSEGRTQGIPVYFLTGKGDKESVMKVVGLKPNGYLLKTMPKSELLQAVRDFFVTSKKI from the coding sequence ATGGACAACAAAATACTTCTTATTAGCAGTGGGTCCACATTTATGGTTAATGCCATAAATAAAAACCTGACGGAAGCGGGATTGGAGGTTATACCAACTGAGCCCAAGGTAAATATGCTTGATAAATACAGGAAGGAACCGAATGTGTTTCTCTTTTATCTGGGGCCTTTTGTTGATGAAATTCCCGATGCACTTATTTACCTGAGGGATATATGTGTTGAGAATGAGAAAATCCTATGCATGATAGGCGATGCTACGGAGTATGACATTATATTAAAGACTATTCCGGGCGACCTGATAGCAGAGAAATTTGAGAGACCGCTTGATATAAAAAAGGTGACCGAGAGAATGCGGGAGCTGTGCCTTTTCAATGACGAGCTTTCAAGAAGGAAAAACATATTGCTTGTGGATGATGACCCGACTTTTTTGAAGCTTGTAAAAGGGTGGCTTGATGAGGAATACAAGGTAACAATCGTTAATTCCGGAATGCAGGCTATTACATATCTTGCGACAAATACCCCGGACCTTATCCTCCTTGATTACGAGATGCCGGTAACATCAGGGCCACAGGTTCTTGAGATGATAAGAAGTGAAGGCAGGACACAGGGCATACCGGTCTACTTTCTCACCGGAAAGGGAGACAAGGAGAGCGTCATGAAGGTGGTGGGGCTAAAACCAAACGGCTATCTTTTAAAAACTATGCCAAAGAGTGAGTTGCTTCAGGCAGTGAGGGACTTTTTCGTAACGAGTAAGAAAATATAA